One window of the Bradyrhizobium sp. NP1 genome contains the following:
- a CDS encoding crotonase/enoyl-CoA hydratase family protein, translating to MTANHKLLVENDGPVTVITINRPEVRNALDNETAAELTRALRAFDGTPDQAVAVLTGAGGNFCAGADLKELAAGREYKPWAGDPDGPCHDLLSKPVIAAVAGYACAGGLGIALRCDLRVAEESATFAVLSRRWGVPMSDGTTVRLPRLIGAGRALDMLLTARKISGAEAVAMGLADRLVPTGQALPTAIELAREIADFPQIAMRSDRMSAMRQWNLSEAEAIALETSLSLEARQKEARSGATRFASGMGRHGAMEND from the coding sequence ATGACGGCCAACCACAAGCTACTGGTCGAAAACGATGGTCCGGTGACGGTCATCACCATCAACCGTCCGGAAGTCCGCAACGCTCTCGACAATGAGACGGCGGCGGAGCTGACGAGAGCATTGCGAGCCTTTGATGGTACTCCCGATCAGGCCGTCGCGGTGCTAACAGGTGCCGGAGGCAACTTCTGCGCCGGCGCCGATCTAAAGGAACTCGCCGCCGGGCGAGAATACAAGCCTTGGGCCGGAGATCCGGACGGCCCCTGCCACGACCTGCTCTCGAAACCCGTCATTGCCGCCGTGGCGGGCTATGCCTGTGCCGGTGGGCTCGGTATCGCCTTGCGATGTGACCTTCGCGTCGCCGAGGAGAGCGCGACCTTCGCCGTGCTCTCGCGGCGATGGGGCGTCCCCATGAGCGACGGTACGACGGTGAGGCTGCCACGCCTCATCGGCGCCGGAAGAGCCCTCGACATGTTGCTGACGGCCAGGAAAATATCGGGAGCGGAAGCGGTCGCTATGGGCCTTGCAGACAGGCTTGTGCCGACCGGGCAAGCCTTGCCCACGGCCATCGAGCTGGCGCGCGAAATCGCGGACTTTCCGCAGATCGCCATGCGATCTGACAGAATGTCCGCCATGCGCCAATGGAATTTGTCGGAGGCTGAGGCAATCGCCCTCGAAACGAGCTTATCCTTGGAGGCGCGACAGAAGGAGGCGCGCAGCGGCGCGACCCGCTTCGCGTCCGGCATGGGCCGCCATGGTGCGATGGAGAACGATTAG